The genomic region GCGATCTGGGGCCGCGACAACCGCGGCGTGATGATCCGCGTGCTCGGCGGCACGAATGATCCGGCAACCCGGCTGGAGAACCGGATCGGCGAGCCGGCGGCGAATCCGTATCTCTATATGGCTTCGCAAATTCTTTCCGGCCTCGATGGCGTCGATCGCAAGCTCGATCCAGGTCCATCCGCCGACACGCCCTACGAGACCAAAGCCGCGCTGCTGCCGAAGTCGCTGCGCGAGGCTGTGTTCGCGCTCAACGACGATCCGTTCTTCCGCCAGGCGCTCGGGCCGGAGTTCGTGGACTATTACGTCTTCATCAAGAACGCGGAGATCGAACGCTTCCAGGCCGAGGTGTCGGACTGGGAGCACCGCGAATATTTCGAGATGTTTTGACCTCGCCGCGGCACCACCCTTGGACCCGTCACCCTGAGGAGCGCGAAGCGCGTCTCGAAGGGTCGACGGCCACCAGCCGGGCCGTGCATCCTTCGAGACGCGCGAAGACGCGCTCCTCAGGATGACGGGGATGGAGTGAGCGCACCTGCTCCCGCCTCAAATCCCCAGATACTTGTGCTGCAGATCCGGCTCGGCGATCAGCTGCTCGCTCGTCCCGCTCCACACCGTCTTGCCGCGCTCGATGATGTAGTGGCGATCGGCGATGCGGGCGAGGTTGCCGACATTCTTGTCGATCACCAGCACCGACTGCCCGCGTCCCTTCAGCATCGACAGGCAGCTCCAGATCTCGTCGCGGATCAGAGGCGCAAGGCCTTCGGTCGCCTCGTCGAGGATCAGCAGCTTCGGGTTGGTCATCAGCGCGCGGCCGATCGCGAGCATCTGCTGCTCGCCGCCCGACAGCGTGACGCCCATATTGCCCGTGCGTTCGGCGAGCCGCGGAAACAGCGCGTGGATCTTGTCGATGGTCCACGGATCGGAGGCACCGAGGCGATTGCCTGACGCGGCGACGAGATTTTCGCGCACCGTGAGGTTGGGGAAGATCTGGCGGCCTTCCGGCACCAGGCCGATCCCGAGCTTTGCGATCTTGTAGGACGGCAGGCCGCGCACCGCCTCGCCGGCGAAGCGGATGGCACCCGATCGCGCCGGCGTCAGGCCCATGATCGAGCGGATCGTCGTGGTCTTGCCCATGCCGTTGCGGCCCATCAGCGCGACCATCTCGCCCGACTTGATCTTGAGCGACAGGCCGAACAGCACCTGGCTCAAGCCATAGCAAGTCTCGATGCCATCCACTTCAAGCAGTGTCTCAGCCATGGCGCGTCACCGCATGCTGTTCGCCGAGATAGGCGCGCTTGACCTCGTCGTGCTTGCGGATCGCGTCCGGCACGTCGCAGGCGATGACGCGGCCATAGACCAGCACCGTGATGCGGTCGGCCAGCGCGAACACCGCCTCCATGTCGTGCTCGACCAGCACGATGGTGACTTCCTTGCGCAGCTCCTTCAGCAGCGCGACCATCCGCGCCGATTCGGTGACGCCGAGCCCGGCCATCGGCTCGTCCAGCAGCAACAGTTGCGGCCTGGTGGCAAGCGCGACCGCGAGTTCGAGTTCGCGCTGCTCGCCGTGGCTCAATTGCGAGACCACGATATCGGCGCGCGCGCCGAGGCCGACGCGCTCCAGCGCCGCACGCGCGGACTCGCGCAGATGCCGTTCCTTGCGCGCATTGCCCCAGAAGCGGAACGAGTGGCCGTCATGCGCCTGCGCCGCCAGCGCGACATTGTCGATCGCGGAAAAATCCTTCAGCAGCGAGGTGATCTGGAACGAGCGCGCCAGCCCGAGCCGGCTGCGCTTGTAGGACGGCAGGTTCGTGACGTCGCGGCCGGCAAAGCGGATGGTGCCGGAGTTCGGCATCACCTGCCCGGTGAGCTGGCTGATCAGCGTGGTCTTGCCGGCGCCGTTGGGGCCGATGATCGCGTGCAGTTCACCGGGCACCACCTCCATCGAGAGGTTGTCGGTCGCGGTGATGCCGCCGAAGCGACGGACCAGATTGTCGACGCGGAGCAAGGGATCAGGCAAGGAATCAAACACGGCGCATCCTCCCGAGCAGGCCCATGATGCCGCCGCGCGCGAACAGCACGATCAGGAGCAGCACCGGACCGAGGATCAGCCCCGAATATTCGGTGAACTGCGACAGCAGCTCCTCGAGCAGGAGATAGACGATCGCGCCGATGACGGGACCGAACAGTGAGCCCATGCCGCCAAGGATCACCATCACCATGAGGTCTCCGGAGCGGGTCCAGTACATCACGGCGGGGCTGACGAAATCGGTGTTGTTGGCAAGCAGCGCGCCGGCCAGGCCACAGATGGTGCCT from Bradyrhizobium elkanii USDA 76 harbors:
- a CDS encoding ABC transporter ATP-binding protein, producing the protein MAETLLEVDGIETCYGLSQVLFGLSLKIKSGEMVALMGRNGMGKTTTIRSIMGLTPARSGAIRFAGEAVRGLPSYKIAKLGIGLVPEGRQIFPNLTVRENLVAASGNRLGASDPWTIDKIHALFPRLAERTGNMGVTLSGGEQQMLAIGRALMTNPKLLILDEATEGLAPLIRDEIWSCLSMLKGRGQSVLVIDKNVGNLARIADRHYIIERGKTVWSGTSEQLIAEPDLQHKYLGI
- a CDS encoding ABC transporter ATP-binding protein, which produces MPDPLLRVDNLVRRFGGITATDNLSMEVVPGELHAIIGPNGAGKTTLISQLTGQVMPNSGTIRFAGRDVTNLPSYKRSRLGLARSFQITSLLKDFSAIDNVALAAQAHDGHSFRFWGNARKERHLRESARAALERVGLGARADIVVSQLSHGEQRELELAVALATRPQLLLLDEPMAGLGVTESARMVALLKELRKEVTIVLVEHDMEAVFALADRITVLVYGRVIACDVPDAIRKHDEVKRAYLGEQHAVTRHG